Proteins encoded together in one Triticum dicoccoides isolate Atlit2015 ecotype Zavitan chromosome 7B, WEW_v2.0, whole genome shotgun sequence window:
- the LOC119339288 gene encoding probable glutathione S-transferase GSTU6, which translates to MAGGGEEKVKLLGTWASPFVLRAQLALSFKGVSFENVDEDLSSKSDLLLRSNPVHKAVPVLIHNGRPVCESLVIVQYVNEAFDGSPLLPADPHERAVARFWAAFIGDKLVAPWHKVFTAKIEEEKAEWMEQTLAAVDVLEGGLKECSRGGSFFGGDNVGYVDVVLGGAVPWVYGTEALSGTRLFDAGRVPLLAAWLERFGALDTVKAVMADIPTRLVELAKKKQAEAAAAATAGDC; encoded by the exons ATGGCTGGAGGCGGAGAAGAAAAGGTGAAGCTGCTGGGAACATGGGCGAGCCCGTTCGTCCTGCGAGCGCAGCTCGCGCTCAGCTTCAAGGGTGTGAGCTTCGAGAACGTCGACGAGGACCTCAGCAGCAAGAGCGACCTCCTCCTGCGCTCCAACCCCGTGCACAAGGCGGTGCCAGTGCTCATCCACAACGGCAGGCCCGTCTGCGAGTCGCTGGTCATCGTGCAGTACGTCAACGAGGCCTTCGACGGGTCGCCCCTCCTCCCCGCCGACCCCCACGAACGCGCCGTCGCCCGCTTCTGGGCAGCTTTCATCGGAGACAAG CTAGTGGCACCATGGCATAAGGTGTTCACGGCTAAGATCGAGGAGGAGAAGGCCGAGTGGATGGAGCAGACGCTGGCGGCGGTGGATGTCCTGGAGGGGGGCCTCAAGGAATGCTCCAGGGGCGGGAGCTTCTTCGGCGGCGACAACGTCGGGTACGTTGACGTCGTGCTGGGCGGGGCCGTGCCGTGGGTCTACGGGACGGAGGCGCTCTCCGGTACGAGGCTCTTCGATGCCGGTAGGGTCCCGCTCCTGGCGGCGTGGTTGGAGCGCTTCGGCGCGCTGGACACAGTCAAGGCCGTCATGGCAGACATCCCGACGAGACTGGTCGAGCTCGCCAAGAAGAAGCAGGCCGAGGCCGCGGCCGCAGCTACGGCTGGAGATTGCTAA